A DNA window from Campylobacter anatolicus contains the following coding sequences:
- a CDS encoding Fur family transcriptional regulator, producing MQYVSLLKQSGLKVTPQRISVLKVLDRHTHPTIDELYAEILKESPSVSLATVYKNLNTLKDEGLVIEVNVANQKPRYDIYEHPHIHVVCQTCGHVEDVGYDDASIGEYQQKLEQKIGNFIERLNLVAIVKNCKHCR from the coding sequence ATGCAATACGTTTCACTACTAAAACAATCAGGTCTAAAAGTAACCCCACAACGTATAAGTGTTTTAAAGGTGCTTGACCGCCACACTCATCCGACGATAGATGAGCTTTATGCTGAAATTTTAAAAGAGAGTCCGTCAGTATCTTTGGCAACTGTTTATAAAAATTTAAATACATTAAAAGACGAAGGGCTAGTCATAGAGGTAAATGTAGCCAATCAAAAACCTCGATATGATATATACGAACATCCACATATACACGTAGTTTGTCAGACTTGTGGACACGTTGAAGATGTTGGCTACGACGATGCAAGTATAGGAGAGTATCAGCAGAAACTGGAGCAAAAGATAGGCAATTTTATCGAGAGATTAAATTTAGTTGCGATTGTGAAAAATTGTAAGCATTGCAGGTAA
- the dxs gene encoding 1-deoxy-D-xylulose-5-phosphate synthase codes for MQKFENLKNLDIKGLEKLCHNLRERILQVVSKNGGHLSSNIGAVEIIVAMHYVFDVRKDPFIFDVSHQSYAHKLLSGRWESFDTLRKFGGISGYTKPCESEYDYFVAGHSSTSISLAVGAGKAIRLKGEDRIPVAVIGDGSLSGGMAYEALNELGDRKYPCVIILNDNEMSISRPIGALSKYLSQMMAGQFYQNFKSRVDKFLSYMPDSAAYMARRMEEGIRLITPGMFFEELGLEYIGPVDGHDISSLISTMQTAKAMGKPVILHAQTLKGKGYEYAEGHYAGWHGVGPFDIKSGEFIKKQSVKSATAIYSQHLLKMAEAHNDIVGVTAAMPTGTGLDALIAKYPERFWDVAIAEQHAVTSMSAMAKEGFKPFVTIYSTFMQRAYDQLIHDACILNLNITFAMDRAGIVGEDGETHQGAFDISFFNAIPNVVMFAPRSEISMKKIMEFAYEYRGVSAFRYPRGAFLLNDSEFGVDEIRFAKGEILLDANSNVALIGYGNGVGRANAVRKLIKDELDVALVDLIFIKPLDKELLLNLSKKYKRWYVFSDSAKKGGVGDILSSFLQEQKIYDVSVKSYEYADEFIPHGAIVDVERHLGILPEQIASKILTDN; via the coding sequence ATGCAGAAATTTGAGAATTTAAAAAATTTAGACATAAAAGGACTTGAAAAACTCTGCCATAATCTACGAGAGAGAATTCTTCAAGTAGTTAGTAAAAATGGCGGACACCTTAGCTCAAACATCGGTGCAGTCGAGATCATCGTTGCTATGCACTATGTATTTGATGTGCGAAAAGATCCGTTTATATTTGATGTCAGTCACCAAAGCTACGCGCATAAACTATTAAGTGGACGTTGGGAGAGCTTTGATACGTTGCGTAAATTTGGCGGCATAAGTGGCTATACAAAGCCATGTGAGAGCGAGTATGATTATTTTGTCGCAGGACATAGTTCTACATCGATCTCGTTAGCTGTTGGTGCAGGAAAGGCTATAAGGCTAAAAGGGGAAGATCGCATACCAGTTGCGGTGATAGGCGATGGATCGTTAAGTGGTGGTATGGCTTATGAGGCGTTAAATGAGCTAGGAGATCGCAAATACCCATGTGTGATAATCCTAAACGATAATGAGATGAGTATTAGCCGTCCAATAGGGGCTTTGAGTAAATATCTTAGTCAGATGATGGCAGGGCAGTTTTATCAAAATTTTAAAAGTAGAGTGGATAAATTTTTAAGCTATATGCCTGACTCTGCGGCGTATATGGCTCGTAGGATGGAGGAGGGCATACGGCTTATTACTCCTGGAATGTTCTTTGAAGAACTTGGACTTGAATACATTGGCCCAGTTGATGGACACGATATAAGTTCGCTCATTAGCACGATGCAAACGGCAAAGGCGATGGGTAAACCTGTGATTTTACATGCTCAAACACTTAAGGGCAAGGGCTATGAGTATGCTGAAGGTCATTATGCTGGTTGGCATGGAGTCGGTCCATTTGATATAAAAAGTGGAGAATTTATAAAAAAGCAATCAGTAAAATCGGCCACGGCAATATATAGCCAACATCTACTTAAAATGGCAGAGGCTCATAACGACATAGTAGGAGTTACCGCTGCAATGCCCACAGGTACCGGGCTTGATGCGTTAATAGCTAAGTATCCTGAGAGATTTTGGGATGTGGCGATCGCAGAGCAACACGCAGTAACCTCAATGTCAGCTATGGCAAAAGAGGGCTTTAAGCCATTTGTTACTATATACTCAACATTTATGCAACGAGCATATGATCAGCTCATACACGATGCTTGTATTTTAAATTTAAATATCACATTTGCGATGGATAGGGCGGGGATCGTGGGAGAGGACGGCGAGACGCACCAAGGAGCATTTGACATAAGTTTTTTTAATGCCATACCAAATGTCGTGATGTTTGCACCCAGAAGTGAAATTAGTATGAAAAAAATAATGGAATTTGCTTATGAGTATCGCGGTGTTAGTGCATTTAGATACCCACGTGGAGCATTTTTACTTAATGATAGTGAGTTTGGAGTAGACGAGATACGTTTTGCTAAGGGAGAAATTTTACTAGATGCTAATAGCAATGTAGCTTTGATAGGCTATGGTAATGGTGTAGGAAGAGCAAATGCAGTAAGAAAGCTTATAAAAGATGAGCTTGATGTAGCACTTGTGGATCTTATCTTTATAAAGCCACTTGATAAAGAGCTACTTTTAAATTTAAGTAAAAAGTATAAACGTTGGTATGTATTTAGCGATAGTGCGAAAAAGGGTGGCGTGGGAGATATACTAAGTAGCTTTTTGCAAGAGCAGAAAATTTATGATGTCAGTGTGAAAAGCTATGAATATGCCGATGAGTTCATACCGCACGGAGCGATAGTTGATGTTGAGCGACATCTTGGAATTTTACCAGAACAGATAGCAAGTAAAATATTAACAGATAATTAA
- the fliH gene encoding flagellar assembly protein FliH, with protein MKSSVITNETSSAHFIENYRFKVLGSEQRVDDHRDKVALNENSTDKVEQDSTSNFIQNQLEQSQSSEQNQSNQARDFSSFDVNFVEELLKKTDELSENIVKLQMQIENQESEFNRRLEAEVARAKDDGKAEGIAQTSSEYEIKFKELETRFVSSIAKLDDEYNKFDEFLKRSEDELSIAAVGIAKEVILKEISANSNAIAYTLASSLVRDLNDARNIQIRVNPSDSEYLKIQFDKQEHIKIIADDAVGKGGVVIISEAGNIDATIQTRFEKLKNLVGE; from the coding sequence ATGAAAAGTAGCGTAATTACAAACGAAACATCATCGGCACATTTTATTGAAAATTATCGATTTAAAGTGCTTGGCAGCGAACAACGAGTAGATGATCATAGAGATAAAGTGGCTTTAAATGAAAATTCTACGGATAAAGTCGAGCAAGATAGTACTTCAAATTTTATCCAAAATCAGCTAGAACAAAGTCAAAGTTCAGAGCAAAATCAAAGTAATCAAGCTAGAGATTTTAGCAGTTTTGATGTAAATTTTGTCGAAGAGCTACTTAAAAAGACAGATGAATTAAGTGAAAATATCGTAAAACTACAAATGCAGATAGAAAATCAAGAGAGCGAGTTTAATAGACGTCTTGAAGCTGAGGTCGCACGAGCCAAAGATGATGGAAAAGCTGAAGGTATAGCACAAACTAGTAGTGAGTATGAGATAAAATTTAAAGAGCTTGAGACGCGTTTTGTTTCAAGCATAGCAAAACTTGATGATGAATATAACAAATTTGATGAGTTTTTAAAACGTAGTGAAGATGAGCTAAGTATCGCAGCTGTTGGTATCGCAAAAGAGGTGATATTAAAAGAGATATCAGCAAACTCAAATGCTATCGCTTATACCTTGGCAAGTTCGCTTGTGCGTGATCTAAATGATGCAAGAAATATACAAATCAGAGTAAATCCAAGCGATAGCGAATACCTCAAAATTCAGTTTGACAAGCAAGAACACATAAAGATTATCGCAGATGATGCTGTCGGAAAAGGTGGAGTTGTTATAATTAGCGAAGCTGGAAATATCGATGCAACGATACAAACGCGTTTTGAGAAGCTTAAAAATTTGGTTGGCGAGTAA
- the fliG gene encoding flagellar motor switch protein FliG produces the protein MSIKLTEQQKIIYDDLSMPEKIAILLIQLGEEATSLIFSHMDVDVITDISGYIATAKNIDKNVAAAILEEFYALMQSNQYMRSGGLEYAKEILYRTFGPETAQKILDKLAKSMENTKSFGYLAKIKPQQLADFIIKEHPQTIALILAHMDATSAAETLSYFSDELRSEVVIRMANLGDISPSVIKRVSTVLEGKLESLTSYKVEVGGPRAVAEVLNRLGQKASKATIERIEESDDKLATTIKELMFTFEDIVNLNANAIREILKNVDKKDLMVAFKGASDGIKDKFYTNMSQRAADAFKEEMGYLGAVRVKDVEEAQRRIVEVVQELANQGIFQVGEADEMIE, from the coding sequence ATGTCAATAAAGCTAACCGAACAGCAAAAGATAATCTACGATGATCTTTCGATGCCAGAAAAGATCGCCATACTGCTTATCCAGCTAGGCGAAGAGGCAACTAGCCTTATATTTTCACATATGGATGTTGATGTTATTACCGATATTTCAGGATATATTGCAACGGCTAAAAATATAGATAAAAATGTAGCAGCAGCTATACTTGAAGAATTTTATGCTCTTATGCAGTCAAATCAATATATGAGAAGTGGTGGTTTAGAGTATGCAAAAGAGATACTTTACCGCACGTTTGGACCAGAGACTGCACAGAAAATTTTAGATAAACTTGCTAAAAGTATGGAAAATACAAAGAGTTTTGGATATCTTGCTAAGATAAAGCCACAACAACTTGCTGATTTTATCATTAAAGAGCATCCGCAGACGATAGCACTTATATTAGCGCATATGGATGCCACAAGTGCGGCTGAGACACTTAGTTATTTTTCAGATGAGCTTAGAAGCGAGGTCGTTATACGTATGGCAAATCTAGGAGATATAAGTCCATCTGTGATAAAGCGTGTCTCAACAGTGCTTGAAGGTAAGCTAGAAAGTCTTACCTCTTATAAGGTTGAAGTTGGTGGTCCTAGAGCGGTGGCAGAGGTGCTTAATAGACTTGGGCAAAAAGCTAGCAAGGCGACTATTGAGCGTATTGAAGAAAGTGATGATAAACTTGCAACAACCATTAAAGAGCTTATGTTTACATTTGAAGATATTGTCAATCTTAATGCAAATGCTATTAGAGAAATCCTTAAAAATGTTGACAAAAAGGATCTTATGGTAGCATTTAAAGGTGCAAGTGATGGCATAAAAGATAAATTTTATACTAATATGTCTCAACGTGCGGCTGATGCTTTCAAAGAGGAGATGGGCTATTTGGGGGCAGTGCGTGTTAAAGATGTTGAAGAGGCACAACGTCGTATTGTAGAAGTGGTACAAGAGTTGGCGAACCAAGGTATATTCCAAGTTGGCGAAGCGGATGAGATGATAGAATGA